A single Panthera tigris isolate Pti1 chromosome A3, P.tigris_Pti1_mat1.1, whole genome shotgun sequence DNA region contains:
- the ZNF335 gene encoding zinc finger protein 335 isoform X1 codes for MEENEVESSSDAAPGPGRPEEPSESGLGVGTSEAVSADSSDAAAAPGPAEADDSGVGQSSDRGSSSLEEVSESSSSTDPLPHGYLPDSSSVSRGPVEGVTGGPPALVHSSALPDANMLVSDCTASSSDLGSAIDKIIESTIGPDLIPSCITVTSAEDGGTETARYLILQGPDDGAPMASPMSSSTLAHSLAAIEALADGPTSTCLEPPEEARGRPSSPAQPPPSSGTEEPDLQSLEAMMEVVVVQQFKCKMCQYRSSTKATLLRHMRERHFRPAAAAATAAGKKGRLVRKWGTSAKTPDEEGPEEEDDDDIVDAGAIDDLEEDSDYNPAEDEPRGRQLRPQRPTPSTPRPRRRPGRPRKLPRLETADLSDGVEGEPLVSSQSGQSPPEPQDPEAPSSSGPGCLVALGKADRGPVEPGVSQSDAENAAPSCQDEPDAPPRRRGRPSRRFLGKKYRKYYYKSPKPLLRPFLCRICGSRFLSHEDLRFHVNSHEAGDPQLFKCLQCSYRSRRWSSLKEHMFNHVGSKPYKCGECSYASVYRKDVARHAAVHSRDRKKRPDPTPKLSSFPCPVCGRVYPMQKRLTQHMKTHSTEKPHMCDKCGKSFKKRYTFKMHLLTHIQAVANRRFKCEFCEFVCEDKKALLNHQLSHVSDKPFKCSFCPYRTFREDFLLSHVAVKHTGAKPFACEYCHFSTRHKKNLRLHVRCRHASSFEEWGRRHPEEPPSRRRPFFSLQQIEELKQQHSAAPGPPASSPGPPEIPPEAAPFQAPETPPLLCSDTLGGATIIYQQGAEESTAMATQTALDLLLNMSAQRELGGTALQVAVVKSEDVEAELASPGEQPSPAGAAPQVVTLHVAEPGSSLAAESQLGAPDLPQITLAPGPFGGTGYSVITAPPMEEGTSAPGTPYSEEPPGEAAQAVVVSDTLKEAGTHYIMAADGTQLHHIELTADGSISFPSPDSLAPGAKWPLLQCGGLPRDGPEPPSPARTHRVGDPQGSASPPPAASKAPGLVVPPSPPPAGTASSKKFSCKICAEAFPGRAEMESHKRAHAGPSAFKCPDCPFSARQWPEVRAHMAQHSSLRPHQCSQCSFASKNKKDLRRHMLTHTNEKPFACHLCGQRFNRNGHLKFHIQRLHSPDGRKAGTPTARTPGRTPTQTIILNSDDDTLATLHTALQSGHGVLGPERLQQALGQEHIIVAQEQTVTNQEEATYIQEITTADGQTVQHLVTSDNQVQYIISQDGVQHLLPQEYVVVPEGHHIQVQEGQITHIQYEQGAPFLQESQIQYVPVSPGQQLVTQAQLEAAAHSAVTAVADAAMAQAQGLFGTEEAVPEHIQQLQHQGIEYDVITLTDD; via the exons ATGGAGGAGAACGAAGTGGAGAGCAGTAGCGACGCGGCCCCTGGGCCTGGCCGGCCCGAGGAGCCCTCTGAGAGCGGCTTGGGCGTGGGCACCTCTGAAGCCGTGTCGGCCGACAGCAGCGACGCCGCGGCCGCCCCGGGGCCGGCTGAGGCCGACGACTCTGGCGTGGGGCAGAGCTCCGACCGCGGCAGCAGCTCTCTG GAGGAAGTATCTGAGAGCAGCTCCAGCACAGACCCCCTGCCCCACGGCTACCTCCCTGATTCCTCTTCTGTGTCCCGTGGGCCAGTGGAGGGAGTGACAGGCGGCCCCCCAGCACTGGTGCACTCCAGCGCTCTCCCAGACGCCAACATGCTGGTGTCCGACTGCACGGCTTCTTCCTCGGACCTGGGCTCAGCCATTGACAAGATCATCGAGTCCACCATCGGGCCAGACCTAATCCCAA gCTGCATCACCGTAACCAGTGCTGAGGATGGCGGAACCGAGACTGCCCGGTACCTGATCCTGCAGGGCCCGGACGATG GTGCCCCCATGGCTTCGCCGATGTCCAGTTCCACCTTGGCCCACAGCCTGGCAGCCATCGAGGCCCTGGCTGACGGCCCCACGTCCACATGCCTAGAGCCCCCCGAGGAGGCGCGGGGGAGGCCCAGCTCCCCAGCACAGCCGCCCCCAAGCTCTGGTACCGAGGAGCCAGACctgcagagcctggaggccaTGATGGAAGTGGTGGTGGTACAGCAGTTCAAGTGCAAGATGTGCCAGTACCGGAGCAGCACCAAGGCCACGCTGCTGCGCCACATGCGGGAGCGGCACTTCCGACCAG cagcagcagcagcaaccgCAGCCGGTAAGAAGGGGCGTCTGGTAAGGAAGTGGGGTACCTCTGCCAAGACCCCAGACGAAGAGGGGCcagaggaggaagatgatgatGACATTGTCGACGCTGGTGCCATTGACGACCTAGAGG AGGACAGTGACTACAATCCGGCCGAGGATGAGCCCCGGGGCCGGCAGCTACGGCCCCAGCGCCCTACTCCCAGTACCCCAAGACCCCGAAGGAGACCTGGCCGGCCTCGGAAGCTGCCTCGCCTGGAGACCGCGGACCTCTCAGATG GTGTGGAAGGAGAGCCTCTAGTGAGTTCCCAGAGCGGACAGAGCCCACCGGAGCCTCAGGACCCCGAGGCACCCAGCTCCTCCGGCCCGGGATGCCTGGTTGCCCTGGGCAAGGCCGATAGGGGCCCCGTGGAACCCGGCGTGAGCCAGTCGGATGCAGAGAACGCAGCCCCCTCTTGCCAGGATGAGCCCGATGCCCCACCCCGCCGCCGGGGCCGACCCTCCAGGCGCTTCCTCGGCAAGAAATACCGCAA GTATTATTACAAGTCACCCAAACCGCTCCTGAGGCCCTTCCTGTGCCGCATCTGCGGCTCCCGCTTCCTGTCCCATGAGGACCTGCGCTTCCACGTCAACTCCCACGAGGCCGGGGACCCCCAGCTCTTCAAGTGCCTGCAGTGCAGCTATCGCTCCCGCCGCTGGTCCTCGCTCAAG GAGCACATGTTCAATCACGTGGGCAGTAAGCCCTACAAGTGTGGCGAATGCAGCTATGCCAGCGTCTACCGGAAGGACGTGGCCCGGCACGCAGCCGTGCACAGCCGAGACCG GAAGAAGAGGCCAGATCCG ACTCCGAAGCTGAGCTCCTTCCCGTGCCCTGTGTGTGGCCGTGTGTACCCCATGCAGAAGAGACTCACACAGCACATGAAGACACACAGCACTGAGAAGCCCCACATGTGTGACAAG tGTGGAAAGTCTTTTAAGAAGCGCTACACCTTTAAGATGCACCTGCTCACACATATCCAGGCTGTCGCCAACCGCAG GTTCAAGTGCGAGTTCTGTGAATTTGTTTGTGAGGACAAGAAGGCACTGCTGAACCACCAGCTGTCCCACGTCAGCGACAAGCCATTCAAATGCAGCTTTTGCCCCTACCGCACCTTCCGAGAGGACTTCCTGCTCTCCCACGTGGCTGTTAAGCACACAG GGGCCAAGCCCTTCGCCTGTGAGTACTGCCATTTCAGCACCCGGCACAAGAAGAACCTCCGCCTGCATGTACGGTGCCGGCACGCAAGCAGCTTCGAGGAGTGGGGGCGGCGCCACCCTGAGGAGCCCCCTTCCCGCCGTCGCCCCTTCTTCTCTCTGCAGCAGATCGAGGAGCTGAAGCAGCAGCACAGCGCGGCCCCCGGGCCACCCGCCAGCTCCCCAGGGCCTCCTGAG ATTCCCCCAGAGGCAGCACCTTTCCAGGCACCTGAGACCCCCCCACTGCTCTGTTCCGACACCCTTGGTGGCGCCACCATCATCTACCAGCAAG GAGCTGAGGAGTCAACGGCAATGGCCACGCAGACAGCCTTGGATCTGCTGCTGAACATGAGTGCTCAGCGGGAGCTGGGGGGCACAGCCCTGCAG GTGGCCGTGGTGAAGTCGGAGGACGTGGAAGCAGAGTTAGCCTCCCCTGGCGAGCAGCCTTCCCCGGCAGGTGCCGCTCCCCAAGTGGTCACCCTCCACGTGGCAGAGCCGGGGAGCAGCCTGGCAGCAGAGAGTCAGCTGGGTGCCCCCGACCTGCCCCAGATCACCCTGGCACCCGGTCCATTTGGTGGGACTGGCTACAGTGTCATCACAGCACCCCCTATGGAGGAGGGGACTTCGGCTCCTGGCACACCTTACAG CGAGGAGCCCCCAGGGGAGGCAGCCCAGGCCGTGGTCGTGAGCGACACCCTGAAAGAAGCTGGCACCCACTACATCATGGCAGCCGATGGGACGCAGCTGCACCACATTGAG CTGACTGCAGATGGTTCCATCTCCTTCCCGAGTCCGGATTCGCTGGCCCCTGGAGCCAAGTGGCCGCTGCTGCAGTGTGGGGGGCTGCCCAGAGATGGCCCTGAGCCCCCATCTCCAGCCAGGACCCACCGGGTGGGAGACCCCCAGggctctgcctccccacctcctgcagcCAGCAAAGCCCCGGGCCTGGTAGTACCCCCCTCACCGCCACCTGCAGGCACGGCATCATCAAAGAAGTTTTCCTGCAAGATCTGTGCCGAGGCCTTCCCTGGCCGAGCAGAGATGGAGAGTCACAAACGAGCCCACGCCGGGCCTAGTGCCTTCAAGTGCCCCGACTGCCCCTTCAGTGCCCGCCAGTGGCCCGAGGTCCGG GCCCACATGGCACAGCACTCGAGCCTGCGGCCCCACCAGTGCAGCCAGTGCAGCTTTGCCTCCAAGAACAAGAAGGACCTGCGGCGACACATGCTGACCCACACCAACGAGAAGCCTTTTGCGTGCCATCTCTGCGGGCAGCG tTTCAACCGGAATGGGCATCTCAAGTTCCATATCCAGCGGCTGCACAGTCCTGATGGGAGAAAGGCGGGGACACCTACTGCCCGGACCCCAGGCCGGACCCCCACCCAGACCATCATCCTGAACAGTGATGATGACACGCTGGCCACACTGCACA cTGCACTCCAGTCCGGTCATGGGGTCTTGGGGCCAGAGCGGCTACAGCAGGCACTGGGCCAGGAACACATCATTGTCGCCCAAGAGCAGACAGTGACCAATCAG GAAGAAGCCACCTATATCCAAGAGATCACCACAGCTGATGGCCAGACAGTACAGCATCTGGTTACCTCTGACAACCAG GTACAATACATCATCTCCCAGGACGGAGTCCAGCACCTGCTCCCCCAGGAATATGTCGTGGTTCCAGAGGGCCATCACATCCAG GTACAGGAAGGCCAGATCACACACATCCAGTATGAACAGGGGGCCCCATTCCTCCAGGAGTCCCAG ATCCAGTATGTGCCCGTGTCCCCAGGCCAGCAGCTTGTCACACAGGCCCAACTGGAGGCGGCAGCACACTCAGCAGTCACAG CGGTGGCCGATGCTGCTATGGCCCAAGCCCAGGGCCTGTTTGGCACAGAAGAGGCAGTGCCTGAACACATCCAACAGCTGCAGCACCAGGGCATCGAGTACGACGTCATCACCCTGACCGATGACTGA
- the ZNF335 gene encoding zinc finger protein 335 isoform X2, with product MEENEVESSSDAAPGPGRPEEPSESGLGVGTSEAVSADSSDAAAAPGPAEADDSGVGQSSDRGSSSLEEVSESSSSTDPLPHGYLPDSSSVSRGPVEGVTGGPPALVHSSALPDANMLVSDCTASSSDLGSAIDKIIESTIGPDLIPSCITVTSAEDGGTETARYLILQGPDDGAPMASPMSSSTLAHSLAAIEALADGPTSTCLEPPEEARGRPSSPAQPPPSSGTEEPDLQSLEAMMEVVVVQQFKCKMCQYRSSTKATLLRHMRERHFRPAAAATAAGKKGRLVRKWGTSAKTPDEEGPEEEDDDDIVDAGAIDDLEEDSDYNPAEDEPRGRQLRPQRPTPSTPRPRRRPGRPRKLPRLETADLSDGVEGEPLVSSQSGQSPPEPQDPEAPSSSGPGCLVALGKADRGPVEPGVSQSDAENAAPSCQDEPDAPPRRRGRPSRRFLGKKYRKYYYKSPKPLLRPFLCRICGSRFLSHEDLRFHVNSHEAGDPQLFKCLQCSYRSRRWSSLKEHMFNHVGSKPYKCGECSYASVYRKDVARHAAVHSRDRKKRPDPTPKLSSFPCPVCGRVYPMQKRLTQHMKTHSTEKPHMCDKCGKSFKKRYTFKMHLLTHIQAVANRRFKCEFCEFVCEDKKALLNHQLSHVSDKPFKCSFCPYRTFREDFLLSHVAVKHTGAKPFACEYCHFSTRHKKNLRLHVRCRHASSFEEWGRRHPEEPPSRRRPFFSLQQIEELKQQHSAAPGPPASSPGPPEIPPEAAPFQAPETPPLLCSDTLGGATIIYQQGAEESTAMATQTALDLLLNMSAQRELGGTALQVAVVKSEDVEAELASPGEQPSPAGAAPQVVTLHVAEPGSSLAAESQLGAPDLPQITLAPGPFGGTGYSVITAPPMEEGTSAPGTPYSEEPPGEAAQAVVVSDTLKEAGTHYIMAADGTQLHHIELTADGSISFPSPDSLAPGAKWPLLQCGGLPRDGPEPPSPARTHRVGDPQGSASPPPAASKAPGLVVPPSPPPAGTASSKKFSCKICAEAFPGRAEMESHKRAHAGPSAFKCPDCPFSARQWPEVRAHMAQHSSLRPHQCSQCSFASKNKKDLRRHMLTHTNEKPFACHLCGQRFNRNGHLKFHIQRLHSPDGRKAGTPTARTPGRTPTQTIILNSDDDTLATLHTALQSGHGVLGPERLQQALGQEHIIVAQEQTVTNQEEATYIQEITTADGQTVQHLVTSDNQVQYIISQDGVQHLLPQEYVVVPEGHHIQVQEGQITHIQYEQGAPFLQESQIQYVPVSPGQQLVTQAQLEAAAHSAVTAVADAAMAQAQGLFGTEEAVPEHIQQLQHQGIEYDVITLTDD from the exons ATGGAGGAGAACGAAGTGGAGAGCAGTAGCGACGCGGCCCCTGGGCCTGGCCGGCCCGAGGAGCCCTCTGAGAGCGGCTTGGGCGTGGGCACCTCTGAAGCCGTGTCGGCCGACAGCAGCGACGCCGCGGCCGCCCCGGGGCCGGCTGAGGCCGACGACTCTGGCGTGGGGCAGAGCTCCGACCGCGGCAGCAGCTCTCTG GAGGAAGTATCTGAGAGCAGCTCCAGCACAGACCCCCTGCCCCACGGCTACCTCCCTGATTCCTCTTCTGTGTCCCGTGGGCCAGTGGAGGGAGTGACAGGCGGCCCCCCAGCACTGGTGCACTCCAGCGCTCTCCCAGACGCCAACATGCTGGTGTCCGACTGCACGGCTTCTTCCTCGGACCTGGGCTCAGCCATTGACAAGATCATCGAGTCCACCATCGGGCCAGACCTAATCCCAA gCTGCATCACCGTAACCAGTGCTGAGGATGGCGGAACCGAGACTGCCCGGTACCTGATCCTGCAGGGCCCGGACGATG GTGCCCCCATGGCTTCGCCGATGTCCAGTTCCACCTTGGCCCACAGCCTGGCAGCCATCGAGGCCCTGGCTGACGGCCCCACGTCCACATGCCTAGAGCCCCCCGAGGAGGCGCGGGGGAGGCCCAGCTCCCCAGCACAGCCGCCCCCAAGCTCTGGTACCGAGGAGCCAGACctgcagagcctggaggccaTGATGGAAGTGGTGGTGGTACAGCAGTTCAAGTGCAAGATGTGCCAGTACCGGAGCAGCACCAAGGCCACGCTGCTGCGCCACATGCGGGAGCGGCACTTCCGACCAG cagcagcagcaaccgCAGCCGGTAAGAAGGGGCGTCTGGTAAGGAAGTGGGGTACCTCTGCCAAGACCCCAGACGAAGAGGGGCcagaggaggaagatgatgatGACATTGTCGACGCTGGTGCCATTGACGACCTAGAGG AGGACAGTGACTACAATCCGGCCGAGGATGAGCCCCGGGGCCGGCAGCTACGGCCCCAGCGCCCTACTCCCAGTACCCCAAGACCCCGAAGGAGACCTGGCCGGCCTCGGAAGCTGCCTCGCCTGGAGACCGCGGACCTCTCAGATG GTGTGGAAGGAGAGCCTCTAGTGAGTTCCCAGAGCGGACAGAGCCCACCGGAGCCTCAGGACCCCGAGGCACCCAGCTCCTCCGGCCCGGGATGCCTGGTTGCCCTGGGCAAGGCCGATAGGGGCCCCGTGGAACCCGGCGTGAGCCAGTCGGATGCAGAGAACGCAGCCCCCTCTTGCCAGGATGAGCCCGATGCCCCACCCCGCCGCCGGGGCCGACCCTCCAGGCGCTTCCTCGGCAAGAAATACCGCAA GTATTATTACAAGTCACCCAAACCGCTCCTGAGGCCCTTCCTGTGCCGCATCTGCGGCTCCCGCTTCCTGTCCCATGAGGACCTGCGCTTCCACGTCAACTCCCACGAGGCCGGGGACCCCCAGCTCTTCAAGTGCCTGCAGTGCAGCTATCGCTCCCGCCGCTGGTCCTCGCTCAAG GAGCACATGTTCAATCACGTGGGCAGTAAGCCCTACAAGTGTGGCGAATGCAGCTATGCCAGCGTCTACCGGAAGGACGTGGCCCGGCACGCAGCCGTGCACAGCCGAGACCG GAAGAAGAGGCCAGATCCG ACTCCGAAGCTGAGCTCCTTCCCGTGCCCTGTGTGTGGCCGTGTGTACCCCATGCAGAAGAGACTCACACAGCACATGAAGACACACAGCACTGAGAAGCCCCACATGTGTGACAAG tGTGGAAAGTCTTTTAAGAAGCGCTACACCTTTAAGATGCACCTGCTCACACATATCCAGGCTGTCGCCAACCGCAG GTTCAAGTGCGAGTTCTGTGAATTTGTTTGTGAGGACAAGAAGGCACTGCTGAACCACCAGCTGTCCCACGTCAGCGACAAGCCATTCAAATGCAGCTTTTGCCCCTACCGCACCTTCCGAGAGGACTTCCTGCTCTCCCACGTGGCTGTTAAGCACACAG GGGCCAAGCCCTTCGCCTGTGAGTACTGCCATTTCAGCACCCGGCACAAGAAGAACCTCCGCCTGCATGTACGGTGCCGGCACGCAAGCAGCTTCGAGGAGTGGGGGCGGCGCCACCCTGAGGAGCCCCCTTCCCGCCGTCGCCCCTTCTTCTCTCTGCAGCAGATCGAGGAGCTGAAGCAGCAGCACAGCGCGGCCCCCGGGCCACCCGCCAGCTCCCCAGGGCCTCCTGAG ATTCCCCCAGAGGCAGCACCTTTCCAGGCACCTGAGACCCCCCCACTGCTCTGTTCCGACACCCTTGGTGGCGCCACCATCATCTACCAGCAAG GAGCTGAGGAGTCAACGGCAATGGCCACGCAGACAGCCTTGGATCTGCTGCTGAACATGAGTGCTCAGCGGGAGCTGGGGGGCACAGCCCTGCAG GTGGCCGTGGTGAAGTCGGAGGACGTGGAAGCAGAGTTAGCCTCCCCTGGCGAGCAGCCTTCCCCGGCAGGTGCCGCTCCCCAAGTGGTCACCCTCCACGTGGCAGAGCCGGGGAGCAGCCTGGCAGCAGAGAGTCAGCTGGGTGCCCCCGACCTGCCCCAGATCACCCTGGCACCCGGTCCATTTGGTGGGACTGGCTACAGTGTCATCACAGCACCCCCTATGGAGGAGGGGACTTCGGCTCCTGGCACACCTTACAG CGAGGAGCCCCCAGGGGAGGCAGCCCAGGCCGTGGTCGTGAGCGACACCCTGAAAGAAGCTGGCACCCACTACATCATGGCAGCCGATGGGACGCAGCTGCACCACATTGAG CTGACTGCAGATGGTTCCATCTCCTTCCCGAGTCCGGATTCGCTGGCCCCTGGAGCCAAGTGGCCGCTGCTGCAGTGTGGGGGGCTGCCCAGAGATGGCCCTGAGCCCCCATCTCCAGCCAGGACCCACCGGGTGGGAGACCCCCAGggctctgcctccccacctcctgcagcCAGCAAAGCCCCGGGCCTGGTAGTACCCCCCTCACCGCCACCTGCAGGCACGGCATCATCAAAGAAGTTTTCCTGCAAGATCTGTGCCGAGGCCTTCCCTGGCCGAGCAGAGATGGAGAGTCACAAACGAGCCCACGCCGGGCCTAGTGCCTTCAAGTGCCCCGACTGCCCCTTCAGTGCCCGCCAGTGGCCCGAGGTCCGG GCCCACATGGCACAGCACTCGAGCCTGCGGCCCCACCAGTGCAGCCAGTGCAGCTTTGCCTCCAAGAACAAGAAGGACCTGCGGCGACACATGCTGACCCACACCAACGAGAAGCCTTTTGCGTGCCATCTCTGCGGGCAGCG tTTCAACCGGAATGGGCATCTCAAGTTCCATATCCAGCGGCTGCACAGTCCTGATGGGAGAAAGGCGGGGACACCTACTGCCCGGACCCCAGGCCGGACCCCCACCCAGACCATCATCCTGAACAGTGATGATGACACGCTGGCCACACTGCACA cTGCACTCCAGTCCGGTCATGGGGTCTTGGGGCCAGAGCGGCTACAGCAGGCACTGGGCCAGGAACACATCATTGTCGCCCAAGAGCAGACAGTGACCAATCAG GAAGAAGCCACCTATATCCAAGAGATCACCACAGCTGATGGCCAGACAGTACAGCATCTGGTTACCTCTGACAACCAG GTACAATACATCATCTCCCAGGACGGAGTCCAGCACCTGCTCCCCCAGGAATATGTCGTGGTTCCAGAGGGCCATCACATCCAG GTACAGGAAGGCCAGATCACACACATCCAGTATGAACAGGGGGCCCCATTCCTCCAGGAGTCCCAG ATCCAGTATGTGCCCGTGTCCCCAGGCCAGCAGCTTGTCACACAGGCCCAACTGGAGGCGGCAGCACACTCAGCAGTCACAG CGGTGGCCGATGCTGCTATGGCCCAAGCCCAGGGCCTGTTTGGCACAGAAGAGGCAGTGCCTGAACACATCCAACAGCTGCAGCACCAGGGCATCGAGTACGACGTCATCACCCTGACCGATGACTGA